One Ranitomeya imitator isolate aRanImi1 chromosome 4, aRanImi1.pri, whole genome shotgun sequence genomic window, CGGTACATTGGATATATGGATACATTATCAGATTAGATATATACACGTGCAGCGGTACATTGGTTATATGGATACATTATCAGATTAGATATATACACGTGCAGCGGTACATTGGATATATGGATACATTATCAGATTAGATATATACACGTGCAGCGGTACATTGGTTATATGGATACATTATCAGATTAGATATATACACATGCAGCGGTACATTGGATATATGGATACATTATCAGGTTAGATATATACACGTGCAGCGGTACATTGGATATATGGATACATTATCAGGTTAGATATATACACGTGCAGCGGTACATTGGTTATATGGATACATTATCAGATTAGATATATACACATGCAGCGGTACATTGGATATATGGATACATTATCAGGTTAGATATATACACGTGCAGCGGTACATTGGATATATGGATATATTATCAGGTTAGATATATACACGTGCAGCGGTACATTGGTTATATGGATACATTATCAGATTAGATATATACACATGCAGCGGTACATTGGTTATATGGATACATTATCAGATTAGATATATACACATGCAGCGGTACATTGGATATATGGATACATTATCATGTTAGATATATACACGTGCAGCGGTACATTGGATATATGGATACATTATCAGGTTAGATATATACACGTGCAGCGGTACATTGGTTATATGGATACATTATCAGATTAGATATATACACATGCAGCGGTACATTGGATATATGGATACATTATCAGGTTAGATATATACACATGCAGCGGTACATTGGATATATGGATATATTATCAGATTAGATATATACACGTGCAGCGGTACATTGGATATATGGATACATTATCAGATTAGATATATACACGTGCAGCGGTACATTGGTTATATGGATACATTATCAGATTAGATATATACACATGCAGCGGTACATTGGATATATGGATACATTATCATATTAGATATATACACGTGCAGCGGTACATTGGATATATGGATACATTATCAGATTAGATATATACACATGCAGCGGTACATTGGATATATGGATATATTATCAGGTTAGATATATACACATGCAGCGGTACATTGGATATATGGATATATTATCAGGTTAGATATATACACATGCAGCGGTACATTGGATATATGGATACATTATCAGGTTAGATATATACACGTGCAGCGGTACATTGGATATATGGATACATTATCAGATTAGATATATACACGTGCAGCGGTACATTGGTTATATGGATACATTATCTTATCAGGTTAGATATATACACGTGCAGCGGTACATTGGTTATATGGATACATTATCTTATCAGGTTAGATATATACACATGCAGCGGTACATTGGTTATATGGATATATTATCAGGTTAGATATATACACATGCAGCGGTACATTGGATATATGGATATATTATCAGGTTAGATATATACACATGCAGCGGTACATTGGATATATGGATATATTATCAGGTTAGATATATACACATGCAGCGGTACATTGGATATATGGATACATTATCAGGTTAGATATATACACATTATAGTGGCATATTGTTTCTATTGGTTATATGGATACATTATCAGGTTAGATATATACACGTGCAGCGGTACATTGGTTATATGGATACATTATCAGGTTAGATATATACACGTGCAGCGGTACATTGGTTATATGGATACATTATCTTATCAGGTTAGATATATACACGTGCAGCGGTACATTGGTTATATGGATACATTATCTTATCAGGTTAGATATATACACATGCAGCGGTACATTGGTTATATGGATACATTATCAGGTTAGATATATACACATTATAGTGGCATATTGTTTCTATTGGTTATATGGATACATTATCAGGTTAGATATATACACGTGCAGCGGTACATTGGTTATATGGATACATTATCAGGTTAGATATATACACGTGCAGCGGTACATTGGATATATGGATACATTATCAGGTTAGATATATACACGTGCAGTGGTACATTTATTATATGGATACATTATCAGATTAGATATATACAGATGCAGCGGTACATTGGTTATATGGATACATTATCAGATtagatatatacagattatagtggCATATTGTTTCTATTGGTTATATGGATACATTATCAGGTTAGCTGTTTATGGAGTCACTAGAACATTGGTTACATGAGTACATTATCAGATTATAAATATTTGTATACAGTATTACATTAATTATATAGATACATTATGGAAATGCTAGAACCAAACTGTGACCCGTCATCACTTTATACAGCATATGAATTCTGCATACCTGCAGTCCTGCTGCATCATGTGTAGAGGATCCCATTTACCACCATCTTTGATGTAATTAATATTAGAAGTGACCTGGCTCTGCCcacaccattaaagggaacctgtcaccccgttttttgagattgagatataaatactgttaaatagggcctgcgctgtgcgttactatggtgtatgtagtgtaccctgattccccatgtatgccgagaaatacattaccaaagtcggcgttttcgcctgtcaatcaggctggtctggtcaggtgggcgtgttcacagcgttcttttcttccccaggtttccgttggtggcgtagtggtgtgcgcatgtccaaggtccggattccctgtgcccacgtgaagacacagcgcgcgatctgcgctgtcattcctttcatcggtgcgggcggccatcttcctggggccgcgcgtgcgcagatgtagtgctctgctgcacggggcttcaggaaaatggccgcgggatgccgcgcgtgcgcagaagagatcgcggcggccattttcccaaagccgagtttgcatctcggctttgggaaaatggccgccgcgatctcttctgcgcacgcgcggcatcccgcggccattttcctgaagccccgtgcagcagagcactacatctgcgcacgcgcggccccaggaagatggccgcccgcaccgatgaaaggaatgacagcgcagatcgcgcgctgtgtcttcacgtgggcacagggaatccggaccttggacatgcgcacaccactacgccaccaacggaaacctggggaagaaaagaacgctgtgaacacgcccacctgaccagaccagcctgattgacaggcgaaaacgccgtctttggtaatgtatttctcggcatacatggggaatcagggtacactacatacaccatagtaacgcacagcacaggccctatttaacagtatttatatctcaatctcaaaaaacggggtgacaggttccctttaagcatgtgtAGCGGTTCACTTGTGCGGTTTGTGAGGTTTATGTGCCACCCAAAAGTAGGGGCCCAATGGCCGCACTGTCTAATCCACTACTATAGATATGGAAGCCACATATATGGCCAGCCTGAGCGCAGATCACTGGCGGCAAGAGATGGCATGGAGAACTGAGGCAGGTCAAGTCATGTGGCGCACAGTTGGCATTGACCATGTGACAGTGGGTCTGTGGCACAGCTACAGTACTAGTAGTAAGCAGCTCTTTAGCTTTAATGCACTCTTGGCTGCTCCATTTATTTCTTTGTGCAGTAGAACATGAAAACGTGTAGAAGGAAAGGGCTGATCTCGCTGTTGTTTCCTCCCTGGGATTTTGATTTATATAATCTTTGTTACTAAAAAGCCATACTGGTGTGTGGGGCAGTGCGTGTCTGTCTGATCTAGGCAGGGTGTCAGCTGAAAAATAGAGCTGCCTCTTCTAAGGAGATTAGTGCTGTATGAAAAGCCAAGTCACCATCAGACTCCTTGGCACCAATAAAGTGCTGTGCTGGATGCCTaggtaaaaggtttttttttttagaaaaatatttaaattttcatatttgcatgctgttGGCTATGAGATTTGTTTAATAGTAACTTGCCTAAAGCTTTATTTGTCTTTTTTTATTAACTTTTATTGTCATTTTTATGTAAGCTGAATTTGTCGTTTAGGCTTGTATTATTCACCAAAATTCAAAGTTCACTATTCAATAATATATGATAATAAATATTTAATAATTCAGTAGTCAGTGAAGTGTGCCAAATGATGAACTCGGAGCTACTTCATTACTAGATGGTTGAATGTCTTGGTTTTATTCTTCCTTATAAATACTGTATGTTATCCATAGGTGGGCTTCATCTAAAGCGTACCAGCCTTTGATTTGGAGCGTGCCCATTTCATGTCCTTCCCTTCTGGAGATCCTAGATAGACAAAGTAAGAGAACATGGCGAGCGGTGGCTTTAGGTCACACACCCCATCTTCTTCTAACACAACTGATTTCCTGGAGGAATGGAAGGCAAAGAGGGAGAAAATGAGGGCAAAAATGTATGCGGCTGAGACGATGGGGACTGCTGGGGCAGCGGATCTCGTCAACAAAACTAGCAATGAGATGAACAATAATACCAGTAACAGTAGTAACCACCTGACCGCCGCACCAACTGTGCAAAAAGCACCGACAGCCATCAAGAGGACAGATGATGATCTTTCTATTAGCACCGCCGTAACACAGCAAAGGAAGGCCCCAAGTCCTGTACAAGATGGAGGGGCAACACCGGATGAATCACCTCCACCTACATCTCAAGACACTCCAACGAAGATTAAAGATAAAGGAAAAAGCTGCAGTGGTCCAAGTGCCAGGAAAGGTAAAGGGCAGATTGAGAAGAGAAAACTTCGGGAAAAAAGAAGGTCTACAGGGGTGGTGAATATTCCCTCTGCAGAAATAGAAGTAAGTCATCATGATGAATACTCAACCtgtcatatatgtgtatatgtatatcctTTGTGTCAGATTTCCAGGGCTGCCGTTAATAGACGTAATAATATCATTTACTATTTTCACAATAAAACATCTGTTTTCTGTACATTTTCGTTGTGTTCTCAAAACGACAGGTTTTCTTCTAGTTTGTAGTAGTTTATATTTCAATGCACATTAGATAAAAGTTGGCCAAAACCACCATTTTTTGTAGGATCAGCTGACTATTTTGTGCTTTGGGAGCTTCTGTAGCTCAGAAAATGATGTTTAGGATATGAGTATTGGGCGGTTGGAATTTAATCATCTGATTCTTGTGTTCGGTTGGGAGGTATGCCGCTGCCAAATAATTCTGAAAGTGGCTCTCTTGTACAGAACACAGGAATACTTAGCTGATTCGAACATTCCTGTGTATAGGGCAGTTATGAAAAATAGCCATTTGACGAACTTTAGAATggctgtcttaaagggaacctgtcaccatgtttgACCATTATTAGCTATGGCCAGCTCCTTTCTGGGCTGATATACGGCATTCTACATTACTGTATATCTGCGTTTAGCCGACCTGAAAGACTAGAAAAACagcttatattatactcacctgtgggacgTCCACACAGtctccctggcatcgcgctcctgccgtgttgagtgcagagcaaagaacTGTAGTGTGCAGTGAAAGGTCAgccctggcgcatgcgcactgcagtactttattctgCTCTGGTCAGgacagagaagtgcgcctgcgcaggagcgcgatgctggggaACACTGTATGGATGACGTAGGGACGTGTCATCTACATGGACCAAGAAGGAGGATGATATCACAAGAAGTAGGGAAGCACCGGACCAAGATCAGCGATGCCCCTAAGACTGGATTGCCTCCAGAGAAGTATAATAAATGCTCTTTTTCTTGTCTTCCAGGTCAGGTTGTgggcatatatacagcatattataatgctgtatatcagccctgaaaggtggtggccgtatctcataacggtcaaacctggtgacagattccctttaatgaatctGGCCCTTAGTGTCTAGCTAGCACACAAATTGTTTGAACTCCTTAAAAAATGTGGAATATGCCTTGTACACAAAGATTTTTGCTCACTTTTTCACAGAATTCCTATTTTTGTCCTTTGGTCCATCAGAAAAACAAGAACACATCCATATTTGTGTCTTCTCAGTTGGAAGCAGCAGTGCATATTTTGTGTTATAGAGGGTAAGAGTATACATTTTCCTGATTTCAGACTATATTGGAAGCTTGTAATCAGGAAACTTCCCCGCACACTACAGTGTGTCAGAGTTAGAATACACGGTATGCGTGGACGGCAGCAATAGACCTCATATTGTGTCTGAACTGCTGCAGTTGTGAATTTATGTTGGTAAAATCTCGCCAGAAAGCAGATTTTGTAATTGGAAGCAAGGTTTCCGTGAAGTCTTACAATTGTTTTCTCTTTACATAAACGTTAATTGTTTTCTCTTTACATAAGTTTGTTTGCCCTTATCCTATGATCATGTGTTTCATTGTGCAATCTGCTTATAATTAAGTACAGTCTGTGCCCGTGAAAGAAATGCCGTCTAATTGCTGTATCCTAGTAGccaacttttctttttcttttgttacaATATGCAGTAAAGTACACCAGAAAAGTCTTCTCCTTGTCAGTTGATAAGATGTGATACCTTTCCTCTACTGCTCCTCACAAGCTAAAGTTTGCCGAGTTTGATACATTGAGAATACAGAGCAATCTGCTGATGGCTTCTTCGGGGGGAATTGATGTCAATAATTACTTTTATTGGGGGAGGGTTGTATGGAACATGCCTCTTAGCTTCAAGAGCGTTATAAAGAAGGGTTTGCTTTTTTTCCAGAATAAGTGCCATTAATGTTCATGTGCTATGTCCAGGTATTGCACCTCATCTCTATTCGTTCTGTAGGTCTTCAATATAAGATCCTGCGGCTCCTGGATGTAAACAGTGTATGAAGCGGAACattactgcagatcagcttctattctTTTCGTTATGAGCTGATCTGCAGCCCCAGGAAGTGGACATTTAATAGTCTACATAGTTGTTATTCTGGCTCCATACATTGCTCATGTCCGGGTGCTTCCTGATAATTGGGGGTGTCTGGTGTGTGTCAGACGTTCATTGGTCTTATATTAATGACCTttcctttggataggtcatcaatacatTAGTACTGGTCAACACCTTTAATATAAAGTTCCCTTGTGGAGCTGCATGTAATTTCCTACTATCGTAATTAGCATGTCTATATGGATGTAGCTTTTCTATAGTATTATTTGGTGATGTTTTTCTGATTAGATAAGTTTTAATTTGTGAATATTCTCTGTATTGGGCATTGCAATGTGTACCATTGACCCAGCAGATCTCCACTTCTGGTGCTAGTTATGGAGAATTGCATCATGTCATATTCTGTTTAGATTTACCTGAGAAATATCAAGTGTCACTGAGGCATGTATGTGGACTTATAACCACCTGTCAGTACAGTTCGAGGAAGCATAATGTCTGTCTGCAGCCGATGTGAAGATTTCAGCATCTACACATACGAGTTGCGTGTTTACTGTGACTGTCACCTACCTGCCTTTTCTCTGTTTGAGGAATATACAACTTttctgatacaggtgaatgtggcaaAAAGTATTCCATTCACTTGCATGATCTGAAGAATAAAGGCTGATTCTTTTAGGCTACAGTACAGGCACAGAATCTGTGCCCAAATCCTGACCGTATCCCAAAAGCATCCATGAAATGCGAATTGTGAGATCAAAGTACAACTTTTTGATGTGAGAAATCAAACACTGCACATCACCttgatccccactgtcaaacatggtggtggcagcatcatgctgtggagatgcTTTTTCTCAGAAGGAAAGGGAAGCTAGTCacggttgatgggaagatggatggcgtTAGACTAtcttggaggaaaacctgttagagattGCAAAAAAACCAAGAGACTGGGGCATAATTTCACCTTTCAGGACAACAACCCTAAATATACTGCCATAACTACAATGGAAAGGTgacatcaaagcatattcatgtgtttggATGGCTCAGTCACAGAACAGACCTAAATGCCATTGAGAATCTGAATGATGATTCaagagatcatttcacctgacgaacaaCACTTTTACTTGTTCATTGTGCGAAGGGAAGCCTATTTACTCTGCCTGGTTTTCTGGAAACAAACATTCCTAGGAAAGTTTAATCCTGATATTTGTCTTGGGTGAACCATCGGACTGGTTACTAGGGATGAAGTTCCTGACAACTGAAGACTGTGGATGTTATGCTTAATGTCTCAGCTATGTGAGCCATAGctgatatttaattttttttttttgctaaaattctAATTTATGGTAATGATTTTTTGTATCAATAGTGATTGTTTCTGGTATACTAAATACTATTAGTTCTAACTGATATTTGCTCCATGAGTCAGAACACTTATGCCACAAATTTCATGACCGTGTCAGATTAACCTGAGAAAGTGACACGTTGGCAATGGTCATGCACTATATTATGTGTATGGTATCTGTGTTGCAGTACTATTCTGTGTTCATGGGCACGTCACCTTTGTGATTTTTAGCATTGAACGAGCTTTAGGCCTGGCGGCACTCCTTTATAGCTGCAGTACAATTGTCAGTGTATATGGTACGGCTGTTGGGCCGTCCTTTCCCTCAGGGCAATCCTGTCTAGATTAAACATTTTGTCACGCTTGGACACCAAGGAAAGTGGAGAATGTTAAGATCTTTGTCAAACATTCAATACGGAAAGGCTCTGCAACATGTACATGCTATAGCGAAGAATGCTGGATCAGTGTCTGCTTTTCCTTATATGCAGTCTTTGTTATTATACTAAACTTTACTATGTAGTTTAACGTCCGAAGTTGTTTTTGCCTTTTTCTCCCTGTTTGTATACTAATCAAACTGGAATGATTAGTCTGTAAATTGTAGCAGAATGCATCTATACTGCAGTAATCGACACTACGCTCTTATCTGTCCAACACAAATAAATGACAATTTAACAGCAAACTGCATTATCATGATGTCCCTTGTAATAATTATGCGTTTCTATCAAACTGcttgaaggtatgtgcacacgttgcggattctctgcggatccgcagcgtttttgaggggcagaaacgctgcagatccgcaattgatttacagtacaatgtaaatcaatgagaaaaaaaaaatgctgtgcacactttgcggaaaatccgctgtggaaacgctgtggtttaaaagaagtagcatgtcactacttttttgtgaatctgcagcgtttttgtacccattccattatagaaaaccgcaggggtaaaaaccacagcaaatccacaggaaaaccgcagcaaaaacgctgcggaaccgcacaaaaaacgctgcggaaccgcaggtgcgttttctgccaggagaggcagaatccgcaccagaaattcctaaggctaatccgcaatgtgtgcacatagccgtagtctttgcctgatgaagagacctgtgtagtctggaaagcttgcaatttgttaccatcttttcagttagccattaaaaggtatcaaccactgaggactctcaaatctaaatatttttcatagCCTTATGGTGGTTTATAGACTGTGCTCATTGAAAAGATTGAATTCATTTTGTCAGAATGTTTGACTTGTTGAGAGGAATGATGTGACTCAATAGGCATtacaccctttaaccccttaagccccgagggtggtttgcacgttaatgaccgggccaatttttacaattctgaccactgtccctttatgaggttataactctggaacgcttcaacggatcttggcgattctgacattgttttctcgtgacatattgtacttcattttagtagtaacatttattcgatataacttgcgtttatttgtgaaaaaaacggaaatttggcgaaaattttgaaaatttcgcaattttccaactttaaatttttatgcccttaaatcacagagatatgtcacgcaaaatacttaataagtaacatttcccacatgtctcctttacatcagcacaattttggaaccaaaatttttttttgttagggagttataagggttcaaagttgaccagcaatttctcatttttacaacaccatttttttttagggaccacatctcatttgatgtcattttgaggggtctatatgatagaaaatacccaagtgtgacaccattctaaaaactgcacccctcaaggtgctcaaaaccacattcaagaagtttattaacccttcaggggtttcacaggaatttttggaatgtttaaataaaaatgaatatttaactttttttcacacaaaatttatttcagctccaatttgttttattttaccaagggtaacaggataaaatggatgccaaacattgttgtacaatctgtactgagtacgctgataccccatatgtgggggtaaaccactgtttgggcgcatggcagagctcggaagggaaggagcgccatttgacttttaaatgcaaaattgacaggaattgagatgggacaccatgttgcgtttggagagccactgatgtgcctaaacattgaaaccccccacaagtgacaccattttggaaagtagacaccctaaggaacttatctagatgtgtggtgaccactttgacccaccaattgcttcacagaagtttataatgcagagccgtaaaaataaaaaatcatattttttcacaaaaatgatcttttcgcccccaattttttattttcccaagagtaagagaagaaattgaacctcaaaaattgttggccaatttgtcctgagtacgctgataccccgtatatgggtgtaaaccattgtttgggcgtatggcagagctcggaagggaaggagcgccattttacttttcaatgcaaaattgactggaattgagatgggatgccatgttgcgtttggagagcccctgatgtgcctaaacattgaaatccccacaagtgacaccattttggaaagtagaccccttaaggaacttatctagaggtgtggtgagcactttgacccaacaagtgcttcacagaagtttataatgcagagccgtaaaaataaaaaatcatattttttcacaaaaataatcttttcgccaccaattttttattttcccaagggtaagagaagaaattagaccacaaaagttgttgtgcaatttgtcctgagtgcgacgataccccatatgtgggggtaaaccactgtttgggcgcatggcagagctcggaaggaaaggagcgccatttgacttttcaatgcaaaattgactggaattgagatgggacgccatgttgcgtttggagagcccctgatgtgcctaaacattggaacccctcacaagtgacaccattttgaaaagtagaccccttaaggaacttatctagatgtgtggtgagcactttgacccaacaagtgcttcacagaagtttataatgcagagccgtaaaaataaaaaatcttattttttcacaaaaatgatcttttcgcccccaattttttattttcccaagggtaagagaagaaattagaccacaaaagttgttgtgcaatttgtcctgagtgcgacgataccccatatgtgggggtaaaccactgtttgggcgcatggcagagctcggaaggaaaggagcgccatttgacttttcaatgcaaaattgactggaattgagatgggacgccatgttgcgtttggagagcccctgatgtgcctaaacattggaacccctcacaagtgacaccattttgaaaagtagaccccttaaggaacttatctagatgtgtggtgagcactttgacccaacaagtgcttcacagaagtttataatgcagagccgtaaaaataaaaaatcttattttttcacaaaaatgatcttttcgcccccaattttttattttcccaagggtaagagaagaaattagaccacaaaagttgttgtgcaatttgtcctgagtgcgacgataccccatatgtgggggtaaaccactttttgggtgcatagcagagctcggaagggaaggagcgccatttgacttttcaatgcaaaattgactggaattaagatgggacgccatgttggtttggagagcccctgatgtgcctaaacattaaaaaccccacaagtgacaccattttggaaactagaccctctaaggaacttatctagatgtgttttgagagctttgaacccccaagtgtttcactacagtttataacgcagagccgttaaaataaatttatttttttttcgcaaaaattttttagcccccagttttgtattttcacaagggtaacataataaattggaccccaaaagttgttgtccaatttgtcctgagtacgctgataccccatatgtggggggaaccactgtttgggcgcatggcagagctcggaagggaaggagcgccatttggaatgcagacttagatggattggtctgcaggagtcacgttgcatttgcagagcccctgatgtacccaaacagtacaaaccccccacaagtgaccccatattagaaactagacctcccatggaacttatctagatgtgttgtgagaactttgaacccctaag contains:
- the PAWR gene encoding PRKC apoptosis WT1 regulator protein isoform X2, whose amino-acid sequence is MASGGFRSHTPSSSNTTDFLEEWKAKREKMRAKMYAAETMGTAGAADLVNKTSNEMNNNTSNSSNHLTAAPTVQKAPTAIKRTDDDLSISTAVTQQRKAPSPVQDGGATPDESPPPTSQDTPTKIKDKGKSCSGPSARKGKGQIEKRKLREKRRSTGVVNIPSAEIESPEDEDDESGQKERKKEDSVTQQNTLQNESLSIDPSDYLQSERNVPNRYKSVNSAPDDDILNRHSRSDRATCSRFNKDATSSQGGSLEKKIEELEKELAKERQENLRLVKMMQDKEELILKMKEEIDLLNRDLDDIEDENKQLKQENKTLLKVVGQLTR
- the PAWR gene encoding PRKC apoptosis WT1 regulator protein isoform X1, with translation MASGGFRSHTPSSSNTTDFLEEWKAKREKMRAKMYAAETMGTAGAADLVNKTSNEMNNNTSNSSNHLTAAPTVQKAPTAIKRTDDDLSISTAVTQQRKAPSPVQDGGATPDESPPPTSQDTPTKIKDKGKSCSGPSARKGKGQIEKRKLREKRRSTGVVNIPSAEIESPEDEDDESGQKERKKEDSVTQQNTLQNESLSIDPSDYLQSVRITERNVPNRYKSVNSAPDDDILNRHSRSDRATCSRFNKDATSSQGGSLEKKIEELEKELAKERQENLRLVKMMQDKEELILKMKEEIDLLNRDLDDIEDENKQLKQENKTLLKVVGQLTR